CAACCTTGAGCGCATGCGCCAGTGCCTCGTCGTGGCGGACCGGGTCCACCAGCGGAACCGGCACGAACGACGATAGCAGCTTCAGACCACGTGAATCCAGCGCTGCCTGAAGTTCGGCTGGATCGGTGGGCAGGAACCCCCACGGGCCGTACTCGAGCGCGTCGTAGCCTGCTTCTTTGATCTGGTCGAGCACCTGTTCGGGCGTGTAGCGCTGCACCGCGCCCTCAAACTCGAAAATACCCCAGCACACCGGGGCGGTCGCAATTCTGATCGTCATCATTTCCTCCGCGTGCCGAACGTTGGCCGCACATCATCCGAGTCTAGCGCGCCTACCGGCCGTCTGCTATGCGTCAGCTAGACAATCGGGACTCTCCCATATAATGAGAGTCGTCATCATCTACGCAGGACAGGGTTATTCCACCATGCGCCGCATTGTCTTCGCTTTACTTCTGGCTGTCTTAACGCTAACCGCAGCCGCCCCGGCCGCCGCACAAGGGCGTTGGGACGGCAACAGCCGCTTCACCATTCTCGTCATGGGCATGGATCGCCGCCCCGGCGCGCGCGACACGCTCAATACCCGCACGGACGCCATGCTGGTCGTCAGCGTCGACCCGACGACCAACAAGATCGGCGTGCTGCACATCCCGCGCGACCTGCATTTGGCCGCGCTCGACAGCGACTCGCTGATCCGCGCCAATACGCTGATGATCCGCGGCGAGTCGATTCAGGAAGGCTATGGCCCGTTCTATGCGATGGACACGATCGGCTACAACCTCGGTATTTTCATCGACGGCTTCATCGCCTTCGACTTCGAAGCGTTTATCACACTGGTCGATGCGCTCGGCGGCGTCGAGGTCACGATTAACTATGCGATCAGCGACCCGACCTACCCGGACATGAACTACGGCTTCGACCCGTTTTTCCTTTCGTCCGGCACACATCTGCTGGACGGCCGCACGGCGCTCAAGTTTGCGCGCACCCGGCACGGCGATAACGACTACTTGCGCGGTGAACGCCAAATGCAGGTGTTCAAGGCGCTCGGCTTGAAGGCGACCGATGGCTCGGTGCTGCCCGACCTGCTGCTGCAAGCCCCACAGTTGATGGAGTCGCTCGACGGGCATGTCTATACCGATCTGACCGTGGACGAACTGGCGCCGCTGGCGCTGTTCGCAGCCTTCGTTCCGGTCGAGTACGTAGTGACCGGCAGCCTGAGCGGACGGTACATCGCGACGGTGCAGGTGCCGGGCACGACCGAACGCGTGCAAACCCCGAACCGCACTGTGCTCGAAGACCTGATGCGCGAAACGTTCGGCGCCGACTACGCGGGATAGCGAACCCTACAACTCGATCCACCAGCGGAACGTATCGACGTCGCGCCCTTCTACGCGGATGCGATCTTGCAGCGCGCCCCCGTTGGCCTTGATGACCCGGATGCTGCGCTCGTTGGTCACGTCGGTCGTGAGCATCACGCGCCGGAATCCCAGCCTGCGCGCGTGCTCCAAACCGAGCCGCAGGATCAGCGTGCCATAACCCTTGCCGCGCTCGGTCGGGCGCAGCTCATAGCCGACATGCCCGCCGAATCGTTCGAGCTTTTCGTTCAAATGATGCCGGATCGACAGCCGGCCGATGAAGTGATCGCCTCGCATCAGCCACAGGGCGGTGTCAGCCACGTAGCCGGGGGGCGGGTTGGACTCCATGGCCAAAAGACGCGCGAGGTAGCTGTCGAACGTGTCCGGCGACACTTCGTGGTAACGACCTTCCGGCTTGAACTCCTCGACCGCTTCCAAGAAGCTCGCACGGGCGCG
The sequence above is a segment of the Candidatus Flexicrinis affinis genome. Coding sequences within it:
- a CDS encoding LCP family protein → MRRIVFALLLAVLTLTAAAPAAAQGRWDGNSRFTILVMGMDRRPGARDTLNTRTDAMLVVSVDPTTNKIGVLHIPRDLHLAALDSDSLIRANTLMIRGESIQEGYGPFYAMDTIGYNLGIFIDGFIAFDFEAFITLVDALGGVEVTINYAISDPTYPDMNYGFDPFFLSSGTHLLDGRTALKFARTRHGDNDYLRGERQMQVFKALGLKATDGSVLPDLLLQAPQLMESLDGHVYTDLTVDELAPLALFAAFVPVEYVVTGSLSGRYIATVQVPGTTERVQTPNRTVLEDLMRETFGADYAG
- a CDS encoding GNAT family N-acetyltransferase; protein product: MAGIVRFHHAQITVSPDQVADARAFYLDVLGLLELPKPDSLVGRGGFWAAVGDQQLHIGVEQGVDRSATKAHLAYEVEELAAWRANLEARGIAAQTGEPIPGYDRFEFRDPFGNRVEFIAPIVDLVRPHARARASFLEAVEEFKPEGRYHEVSPDTFDSYLARLLAMESNPPPGYVADTALWLMRGDHFIGRLSIRHHLNEKLERFGGHVGYELRPTERGKGYGTLILRLGLEHARRLGFRRVMLTTDVTNERSIRVIKANGGALQDRIRVEGRDVDTFRWWIEL